In Harpia harpyja isolate bHarHar1 chromosome 22, bHarHar1 primary haplotype, whole genome shotgun sequence, a single genomic region encodes these proteins:
- the CLDN34 gene encoding claudin-34, with the protein MSSLARSSHLQLAAFALGTVGWILCTISMGIVEWRVWHVDNTTIISSGVAWVGIWKVCFISYLHVSPGYKEQFCHKFSGYDSSVPHEIYAAQGLLLIAMFMGLLGVTATIFALRNVYMGVTRKTLITHFFLVGGCFYILAGLCVLIPVSWNFYSVTHNQSIAFPPSYYMPSSPAAQEAGAAIPIGIVAVILLLLSGTFSLSYRFPATANTITKS; encoded by the coding sequence ATGAGCTCCCTGGCCCGCAGCTCGCACCTCCAGCTAGCCGCCTTCGCTCTGGGTACGGTAGGCTGGATCCTGTGCACCATTTCAATGGGAATTGTGGAATGGAGAGTGTGGCACGTGGACAACACCACTATCATCTCCTCTGGCGTTGCCTGGGTGGGGATTTGGAAGGTCTGCTTCATCAGTTACCTTCACGTCTCGCCTGGCTATAAAGAACAGTTCTGCCACAAATTCAGTGGCTATGACTCCTCCGTCCCCCACGAAATTTATGCTGCTCAGGGTCTCCTGTTGATCGCCATGTTCATGGGCTTGCTGGGAGTGACTGCCACAATATTTGCTCTGAGGAATGTTTATATGGGAGTCACTCGCAAAACTCTCATTACCCATTTCTTCCTGGTGGGTGGCTGCTTCTACATACTCGCTGGTCTGTGCGTCCTGATTCCCGTGAGCTGGAATTTCTATTCTGTAACGCACAACCAGAGCATCgcttttcctccttcttactACATGCCCTCCAGCCCAGCGGCGCAGGAAGCTGGTGCTGCCATTCCTATCGGGATTGTAGCTGTCATCCTCCTGCTGCTGAGTGGGACTTTTTCTCTCTCGTACAGATTTCCAGCGACCGCAAACACTATCACGAAATCCTGA